ACTTAGATATTTCACCAATAGTAAAGTATGTACTCATTTTATAATTATCCTTTCTATATGAGGTGATAATTTATTTTTATATATTATCTATTTTTAATTAACTAAATATTACTTATGATATTTTTATATCTTTAAAATATATCATAAATAATATTATAAAACTACTCTAAAAAATACGGGTATTAAGTAATATACTATTAAAAATTTTAAACTTAATTATATATTAATAATTATCAATAAATTAAATCCTTTGTAATGTATTATCATATAAAAAAATAACAGGCAGTGATATATTAATATCAATGCCTGTTATTTTAAATTATTATCATATAACTAATACTTAGTAACGCTCCTTTTTCATTAATCATACTAAATGCTACTCATATATTGGATTATTCAAACCTATAAATTATGTTCAAATAATTTAATTTGAATATAATTTAGCTTCTAATTCACAAGATATAGCTAAATTATAAATATAAGCATTACTTACCTCATTTATTAGCTTATTTTCTAATTCTTCAGTTAAATTTATACTATTTATTTTTGAAGCATAGTTCATAACATAAGATCTAATATCCTTTATTTGATCACAATTATAATAATTTAATCCTTCCTTAGGTACTTTATAATTTACACTTAATAAAGCTATAAATGTTCTTCCTCCAAATAAATCTGCTATAAATCTTGTATATGCATATGCAATTATTAACTCTGGATTTGTTTTATCTATCTCTTTTACCCTTTCTACAAATGCTTCTGTAGATGGTAGTAAAGTCATATCATTTAACTTATCAGCTAAAAGAAATTCTAAATCCTTTTGTATTAATTCATATCTATATAATTCTTTTGTTGCAAAATTCTTTATAACTTCATTAGATGTATTGTTTTCAATAGTATCCTCTATTGCTTTGTACATAGCTGAAAGGTTAAATAAATACTCTGCATAACTATCTTTACACGCATTTCCATCAACTATTCTTTTTATAAAACCTGTATGTTCTGATGCACTATGAAGTGCAGCTGTATTTCTTCTTATTTTAGTAATTAAATCCATTTTATCCACCTCTTTTTTATTGATATTAATTATCATTCTCTTGTATTTATACCAATTATATTTATTATTAAACAAAATTTTATATTTAATATAAAAAAATCCGTATTACAAATAAGTAATACGGATTTTATATTTTTATTTATTTTTAAACTGTAACTGAACCTATATAAGGCAGATTTCTATATTTTTCTGCCCAATCTATTCCATATCCAACAATAAATTTATCTTCTATTACAAATCCAACATAATCAACTGGTATATTTGAAGTTCTTCTTTCAGGCTTATCTAATAAAGTACATAATTTTAAAGATTTAGGATTTCTCATTTCTAACTCTTTTACTAAATTACTTAAAGTAAGACCTGAATCTATTATATCCTCTACAATTAATACATTTTTTCCAGCTATATCAACATCTAAATCCTTTAATATTCTAACTGTTCCTGAACTTTCAGTTCCATTTCCATAGCTTGAAACGCTCATAAAATCTATATTTACATCTAAATCTATCTTTCTTATTAAATCAGAAACAAATACGCTGGCTCCTTTAAGTATACCTACTACTAGTAATTGTTCTCCCTCATAATCTTTCTGTATTTTCTTCGCTAATTCTTCTACTTTTTTAGATATTTCTTCTTCAGATATCATTACATCTATAGTTGCCATTTTCCTGTCTCCTTTACGTATATTATAATAAACTTAGTATATCATATCTACATAAATATTAGAATGTTTTTATTTAACTTTAATATATAATTCGTATTGTTTATAATTGAGTAGTATAATTTGGAATAATCATATATTTATATTATAATCTATATATGTAAATAATAATCTTAGGATGGTGATTATGTGAAAGTAAATCATGGTGCAAATTTATATGATTTATCTAGTCAATATGGCTTTTCAAAAGAAGATATTATGGACTTTAGTTCTAATATAAATCCTTTTGGATCGTCAAAACTAGCTAAAGAATATATAGTAAATAACATAGATAAAGTATCAGTATATCCTGATCCTGAATATTTAGAATTAAAAACTTCTATATCTAATTACTGTAACTGTTCAATAGATAATATACTTTTAGGTAGTGGTGCTACAGAATTAATTTCATCCTTTATAAAAACTATTAATCCTAAAAAAGCACTAATTTTATCTCCAGCTTATTCAGAATATGAAAAAGAATTATCTAAAATAAAGTGTAACATAACTAAATATTTTTCGAAAAAGGAATATAACTTTACTATAAATATAGACAATCTTATAGAAATTATAAACAAAAATAATTATGAGTTAATAATAATATGTAATCCTAATAATCCAACAGGGTTTACTTTTAGTAAAAATGAAATAGAAAAAATATTAAATAATACTAACTCTTTTGTAATGGTAGATGAGACATATATAGAATTTACAAATACGTCAATCTATTCATCTACTTCATTAGTTGATAAGTATGATAACTTATTCGTTATAAGAGGTACTTCTAAGTTCTTCTCAACACCTGGGATAAGACTTGGATATGGACTAATTTCTAATTATAAAGTCATGTATGAAATGAACTCTAATCTTGATTTATGGAATATAAATATATTTGCGTCTATGATGGGTGAAGTAATGTTTAACGATAACAAATTTATAGAAAATACATACTCTTTAATGACAAAAGAAAGAGATTATTTAGTAAACGAACTTAGTAAGTTCACTGATTTAAAAATTTATAACAGTCAAGGAAATTTTATATTATGTGAAATAAAATCAAAATCTATTACAGCGAAAGAAGTTAGAGAAAAACTTATACATAAGCGAATTATAATAAGAGACTGTGTATCATTTGATGGCTTAGATGAATATTTTTTCAGAGTTTGTATTTTAAAACCAGAGGAAAATAAATTATTAATAGATAACTTAATAAATATTTTTAAATAAAAATTTAATTTTATATCTTTATATATATGTTTTAATAATAATTCTACATTATAAAATACTTTTATTATTTATGGTACTTTTAAACAATACAACATGATAACTTTACTTAATGAAGTATCTTAATTAAAACATATATATTTAAAAATTAATACTATAACTTTCTTATATGCAAAAATGAATAGTAAAATAAATTACTATTCATTTTCATCATATATATTATAATTTACATTTTCTATCACATTTGGGTCTTTACTATCTTTTAAAATCTTTTTATACTTTTCTATTTCTTCATTAGCAATACCTAAGCTCCAAACTAATACAAATATATCATCAATAAATCCAAACATCCCTGTAAGTATTTCTGGTATTAAATCTATACTCGAAACAATATATATAACAGCAGTTAATAATGAAAATATTAACTTAAACTTACTAAATATATTAACTCTATTATCAGTTAAAAAATCAGGTATTTTAAATATATTGATAAAAAATAGTAATCCAAACTTTGCATTTTTAAATCTGACTAATACTCTTTTAAGTGTATCTAATATCATATCAGTAACAAATGATCTTTTACTCATATTTATCACCTCATAAGCTATATATTAAGTTATATTATAACCCATATATTAGCTTATATAAATAGCTCATTTTATAAAAGATGTATACCTAACTCTGAACATTCTTTTATCATATCATCAGGCCACACACCAACTTGAACTTCTCCTATATGTGCTTTATTTAGGAAATACATACATATTCTTGATTGACCTATTCCACCACCTATTGTATATGGTAATTCCCCATTTAATAATGCCTTATGATAATCTAATTCTTTTCTGTCATTACAATTTGATACATCTAGCTGATATTTTAAGCGTTCTTCATCGACTCTTATTCCCATTGATGAAAGCTCTATAGCATTGTCTAATATTGGATTATAGAATAATATATCTCCATTTAATTCCCAATCATCATAATCTGGACTTCTTCCATCATGTTTATCTCCATTATCTAGTATCTTTCCTATTTGCATTAAAAATACTGCACCTTTATCTCTTACAATTTTATCTTCTCTTTCCTTAGGAGATAGTTCTGGATACATGTCTAGTAATTCTTGAGAAGTTATAAATGTTATTTCTTCAGGAAGCATCTTATTTATTTCAGGGTATATATCATGAACATGTTCTTCTGTTTCTTTAAAAACTTTATATATTTTTTTTACAACTTCTTTTAGCTTAGCTTCATTTCTTTCTTCTTTATCTATAATAAGTTCCCAATCCCATTGATCTACGTATATTGAATGTATATTGTCTAACTCTTCATCTTTTCTTATAGCATTCATATCTGTATATATGCCTCTTCCAGTCTCAAATCCATATTTTTTAAGAGCTACTCTCTTCCATTTAGCTAACGATTGTACTATTTCCACATTTTTATTTATATTTGGTACATTAAAATTTACAGCTTTTTCTACTCCGTTTAAATTATCATTTGTCCCTGTCTCCGGTATTACAAATAAAGGAGATGAAACCCTTGTTAATTTTAGTTCTTCTGAAAGTCTTTGTTCAAAATAATCCTTTAGATCTTTTATTGCTTGTTGAGTTTGTATTACTCCTAGGCTTGATTTATATTGCTCTGGTATTATTAAACACATATTATTCTCTCCTTATCATTATAATTTGAGCATGATATCATACTTTTCATTCAAAACTTATTTTTAAACAAAAATCTGGCCATAAATTTTTGTCCATAAAAAAACCTTTCGTCCCTATATTAAAAATATAGGGACGAAAGGTTATACTTCCGCGGTGCCACCCTGATTAACTTAAAATTTAAGTTCTCTCATCTGTACAGATTATTCGATACAGTTCAATTTGGTAACGGATTGATACCGGCTAAGCCTACTAAATTTAAATTTCGGTTAGCAACTCCTGGATGTTCTTCAACATAGACTTCATACTGGACTCTCACCATCTCCAGCTCGCTTTGACTACATTCTATATTTACTCTTCCATTCACAGTTTTTAGATTATTTATATAAGTTAATGATAGAATGTTTATTTTATCCTGTCAATTACTTTATTTTTGCTTTAATTTTAATTGTTTTAATTCATTTTACTTAATTTTTAAATTTAATACTTTTTAATAAGTTTAATATAAAAATAATTTTCTCTTTTAAATTAGAAATCTTTTTCCTATTTATTAAAATTTTTAGTAAAATAATTTAAAACTTTATACTTATTTAATTTTCATTAGATATGTTAGATGTACTTTCTCTTATTATAAGCTGACTTGGTATTATTACCTTTTTAGTGTAAGTTCTATTATTCAATCTTTCTATCATAAGACCAACACATGCATTCGCCATATTCTCGATGTGAACTCTTACTGTTGAAAGTGCTGGTAATGTATATCTTGAAACAAATATATCATTAAATCCAATCAAACTTATATCATTTGGTACACTTATTTTATTTTCATAAAGAGCCTTTAACACTCCTGTTGCTATTGTATCTGTTGCTACAAAAAATGCAGTTGGTAAGGTTTCTCTTTTTATAAACTCCGTCATAGCAGTATATCCAGCAGATGCAGTCATATCACAATTTATTATATATTCTTCATTTAATATATTTTTCTCTTTCATATATTCATTGTAATACTTTAATCTTACATCACGTTCTCTTAATTTATTATCACCTAATGTATTCCCATCACCTATATATCCAATTTTAGTATGTCCTAAATCATATAAATGATCAAGTGCTGCAAAAACTCCCATCTTAAAGTTAATTTTTACAGAATCATATTTTTCATCATCAGGAGAAGAATCTAAAAATACTATATTCGAAGAATACTCATTCATCAAATTAATTTCTTTATCTGAAAACTTTCCTATGGCTATTATTCCATCTAAGTTTTTTTCTTCAAGTGATTCATATTTCATACCATTATTATAAAGCTTAACTAATTTTATATTGTTATTAAAACACTCTTTTTCAACAGTATTTTTTAATAATAAATAGTATGGATCCTCTAATTGCTTTGAAACATCGTACATTTCAACTAATCCAATTTTGTAATTATTATTTTTTTTAGTTTTATTTTTTCTCTGTGTTATAGTTTTATATTCTAAATCTTCTGCAGCCTCAAATATTTTCATCTTAGTTTCATCTAATACTAATAAAGTCTCATCATTATTTAGTACTCTTGATACTGTACTTATGGATACGCCTGCTCTTTCTGATATTTCCTTTAAAGTTGCCACGTAAATTCTCTCCTTTTTATTAATTATTATATAATAGCACATATTTTCTATTTCTTCTTTATTCATAGATATTATATAATCTATAGATTATATAATATCTATATCCTTTACTTACATATAAGTAAAAAGCCTTAAATGAATTAATAATCATTTAAGGCCTTCTTACTACATATTAAAAGTTTTATCAACGTACTCTTTTATTTCTTTAGCCGTACCCATAGCTAATACTTCATCTCCAAATTTTTGCATTTCTGCATAAGATAAAGAATTTATTAATTTTCTAGCTGGAAGTATAGATATTGGACTCATAGAAAATTCATCTAATCCAAATCCTAAAAGTATAGGTATCATTCTTTGATCTCCTGCACTCTCTCCACACATTCCAACCCATTTTCCTTCTTTATGGGCATTATCTATAACCATTTTTATAAGTCTTAACACTGCTGGGTTAAACTGGTTATATAAATGACTTATCTTTTGATTCATTCTATCTACTGCACAAGTGTATTGTATAAGGTCATTAGTTCCTATTGAGAAGAAATCTATATGTTTAGCTAATATATCAGATATAACTGCTGCAGATGGTATTTCTATCATCATACCAACTTCTACATCATTAGCGTATGCTATTTTTTCTGCATCTAATTCTGCTAAAACTTCTTTTATTACTTCTTTTGCAGATAATAATTCTTCAAGAGAAGATATCATAGGGAACATTATTCTTAGTTTTCCATGTACGCTTGCTCTGTATAAAGCTCTTAATTGAGTTTTAAATATATCTTTTCTATCTAAACAAAGTCTTATAGCTCTGTATCCTAAAAATGGATTCATTTCAGGCTCCATTTCAAAGTACGGAAGTTCTTTATCTCCACCTATATCTAATGTTCTTATTACTATAGGCTTATTATTCATCCCTTCAAGTACTGCTTTATATGCTTCATATTGTTCTTCTTCACTTGGGAAAGCATCCTCTTTATCCATGTATAAGAACTCAGTTCTATAAAGCCCAACTCCTTCAGCATCATTCTTTATAAGACCAGAAACATCATTAGGACTTCCTATATTTCCTGCAAGTTCAACATGTCTACCATCAGTAGTTATTGATTCTTGTCCTTTTAATAATTCTAGAGATTTTCTATACTCTTCAAATTGCTCTTTTAATGATGCATATTTAGCTTTAGTTTCTTCATCAGGATTAACTATAACTTCCCCTGTATCACCATTAAATACGATATAGTCTCCATCTTTTACTTTTTTAGTTATATCATCTAAACCAACTACAGCCGCTATCTCTAACGTTCTAGCCATTATAGCTGTATGAGAAGTTCTTCCCCCTATATCAGTTAAAAAGCCAAGCACCATACTTTTATTCATTGTTGCTGTATCTGATGGAGTTAAGTCGTGTGCAATTAATACAACTTCTTCATCAAGTCCTGCTAAATCAACTACTTTTATACCTAATATATGTCTTAGTACTCTATTTGTAACATCTTTTATATCTGCTGCTCTTTCCCTCATATACTCATTGTCCATTGATTCAAACATTGCAACAAACATTTCTTTTATTTCATTTAATGCATAATCTGCATTAACTTTTTCATCTCTTATCTTAGATATTGCAGAATCTACTAATTCAGGATCTTCTAATACTAATAAATGAGCTTCAAATATTTCAGCTTCATGCTCCCCTAATTCCATTAAAGCCTTTTCCTTAACCTTAGTTAATTCATCTTTAGATACTTTTACTGCATTTTCAAGCTTTTGTATTTCTTCTTCTATATTACTAATATTTCTTTTCTCTATAACTAATTCACTATGCTCTATTACTAAAGCCTTTCCTAAAGCTATTCCTGGAGATGCTCCCGTTCCGTTGTACATTACTACTCCTCCTAATTTATATATATGTATAATTAAACAAACCTCGGACAAAACCGAGGTTTAATTATTATTCTCCAAATCCACCTTCGATTAATTCAACTAAAGCGTTAACTGCTGCTTCTTCATCTTCACCTTTAGCAACAACTGTTAATTCATCACCTTGACCTAATCCTAAACTCATTATCCCCATTATAGATTTAGCATTTACAGTTTTACCTTTTGCTATTACTTCTACTATAGATTTGAATTCAGCAGCTTTTTTAACAAACATTCCTGCTGGTCTAGCGTGTAATCCACTTGCGTTTTTTATATTTACATTCTTTTCCATTTGTAAAACCTCCAAAATTTATTTTAAAGTATTTATTTACTTTATTAACTTAATTTTATTATAACTTGGTTTTGGTAAAATTTCCAGCACTTTTGTTATTTTTTATCCCTAGGGACTTTTTTTGTCCCTAGGGATTTTTTAAGATTGATTTGAAAAATCTTTTATGATATTATTAGTAATTATTTTTATAAACTTATTTTTTTGCATCGGTATTATCGATTTAGTTTCATAAGTTAAAGAGATATTTTTATTTTCATTTATATTTTTATTTACTGCATCATAAAGTTTATGAAAATCATAAAGTTGAATTCTATTTATACTATTCTCTTCAAGCTTTTTTTCATATATATAATAAAATAAATCTTTATATGAAAAATTTTTATCTAATCCTAAACTTTCTCCAAGCTTAGGTATTAAGACTTCTAATAAAGTTCTTAATGTAGGTTCTCTTTTTATATTAAATAAATTTAATATATTTTCTATAGTTTCTGTTTTTAATCTTTTGAACTTATTAAAACAATACCATTCATCAAACATATAGTCTACATTAAAATAATATTTGATTCCCTCATATCTATCATAAGCCTTCATAGCATCTAGATATCCTAAATTTATATTTTTTTGTACGTTATCCCTATCCTTATTTAATGATCCACCTAAATACTCAGATGGTACTATTGTTTTTATATTTATATTTTGATGCTTATTTAAATTTATTTTTCCTAAAAAGTCATCAAGTAATCTTATTACTACTATATCTTTATATCCTTTTTGTTCTAATAAAGATACGGGCATATTATCAAAAAACATCCCATCTAAAAAAAGTTTATCATCCATTCGATTTAATTGAAATATTGGTAAACTTGAACTGGCTATTAAATAATCAACCAATCTTCCATTTGGTATATCTTCTATGTATAAGGGATGTGGATTTATTTTTTTATCCCACCAGACAGTAACAAGACCAAAATCTTTATTCATTTTTCTTATAGCATCTTCATTTAGCGTTTTTTCTAAAAGTTTTCTAAGTGGACTGATATCTATACCTTCATTTTTTCTAGCTTTATTTATAAGCTCTATAACATTATTTATATTTTTTGTAGTGAAGTCTACGTTTTTATACTTTTCATAAGTTTCTTCATCTATATTCATGAAATGAGTATAGTCATATGTTAACCAAATTTCCTCCATAATTTCTATATCATTTTGAATTATATATGCGCCATTTAAAGCTCCTATTGATGTTCCTGCTACACCTTGAAACTCAATTCCTAAATCTCTTAGAGCTTTATATGCTCCTATTTGATAAGCACCTTTAGTGCCTCCGCCCTCTAATACTAAACCTTTCATAAAATCACCTATATTAATAAGAAAGATATATACTTAAAATATATTATAAATTGTACTGTATTTCAAGTTAAAAAGTGGCTAGGTATATATCTTTCATTTTTATAGTATTGTTGAATTACTTTATGTCATCTAAAGATTTTACAAACTTAACTACCTTTGTAAACATCTTTTGCTCTAAAGAGCTTAATGATACTGTGTTCATTATATATCCTCTTGGATCTACCATATATATTTGTCTATATCCACCTTTATATAAAGCTATACAAACAGATTTTATATCATTATCATTTTCACATTCAAACATAGATGGTGTAACTACTAATTTATACTGTGATTTTCTTAGTCCCTTCGTCATTTGCTTGTGTCTTGATAAAAATGAATTTGCTTCTTCAGTAGTTATATACCCACTAACATTTACATATACAGTTTTTGAATCTTGATCTATTCTTGCATTAATCATATATATTCCTCCTTTTTACATTTAAATATATTATATGTAAGAAGGTTATATTTGTGATTATATTCCAAGTGAACTTCTAATCAGACTATTTATTTTATACTCTAAATCACTTATGTTATTTTCGCCATTTTTAAGTCTATGTAATATTTTTTTTGATAACTTCTCTATGTTTGTATAATTCGAATCCTTAAATATCTTAATTTTCATTACCTTATTAGGATAATAATCATATACATTTTTACTTATTTTCTTTGCATTTATCTTAAAATACTTATTATATACTTCAGAATTTAATATTCCTACTAAATATTCGTAAGAAAAAATACTCTCATACTCTTTTTTTATATAAAATGAATATACATCTGCGCTAGAAAAACTATTATTTTCATCTATTGCAAATCTATTTTCAAATGATTTATATGGATACATTATTTTTTTTCTTTCAAAACTAGTTTTTTCTCTTCCCCATTGAAGTTCATACCACAGCCTTAAGTTTTTTTTGCATTCTCTTCTATTTAGAAGTCTTTCTTTATATTTCCCTATAAAATCATTTATTATTATAGGGTTATCTGATTCATT
The Romboutsia ilealis genome window above contains:
- a CDS encoding biliverdin-producing heme oxygenase — encoded protein: MDLITKIRRNTAALHSASEHTGFIKRIVDGNACKDSYAEYLFNLSAMYKAIEDTIENNTSNEVIKNFATKELYRYELIQKDLEFLLADKLNDMTLLPSTEAFVERVKEIDKTNPELIIAYAYTRFIADLFGGRTFIALLSVNYKVPKEGLNYYNCDQIKDIRSYVMNYASKINSINLTEELENKLINEVSNAYIYNLAISCELEAKLYSN
- the hpt gene encoding hypoxanthine phosphoribosyltransferase; translated protein: MATIDVMISEEEISKKVEELAKKIQKDYEGEQLLVVGILKGASVFVSDLIRKIDLDVNIDFMSVSSYGNGTESSGTVRILKDLDVDIAGKNVLIVEDIIDSGLTLSNLVKELEMRNPKSLKLCTLLDKPERRTSNIPVDYVGFVIEDKFIVGYGIDWAEKYRNLPYIGSVTV
- a CDS encoding pyridoxal phosphate-dependent aminotransferase, whose protein sequence is MKVNHGANLYDLSSQYGFSKEDIMDFSSNINPFGSSKLAKEYIVNNIDKVSVYPDPEYLELKTSISNYCNCSIDNILLGSGATELISSFIKTINPKKALILSPAYSEYEKELSKIKCNITKYFSKKEYNFTINIDNLIEIINKNNYELIIICNPNNPTGFTFSKNEIEKILNNTNSFVMVDETYIEFTNTSIYSSTSLVDKYDNLFVIRGTSKFFSTPGIRLGYGLISNYKVMYEMNSNLDLWNINIFASMMGEVMFNDNKFIENTYSLMTKERDYLVNELSKFTDLKIYNSQGNFILCEIKSKSITAKEVREKLIHKRIIIRDCVSFDGLDEYFFRVCILKPEENKLLIDNLINIFK
- a CDS encoding YkvA family protein; this translates as MSKRSFVTDMILDTLKRVLVRFKNAKFGLLFFINIFKIPDFLTDNRVNIFSKFKLIFSLLTAVIYIVSSIDLIPEILTGMFGFIDDIFVLVWSLGIANEEIEKYKKILKDSKDPNVIENVNYNIYDENE
- the asnA gene encoding aspartate--ammonia ligase gives rise to the protein MCLIIPEQYKSSLGVIQTQQAIKDLKDYFEQRLSEELKLTRVSSPLFVIPETGTNDNLNGVEKAVNFNVPNINKNVEIVQSLAKWKRVALKKYGFETGRGIYTDMNAIRKDEELDNIHSIYVDQWDWELIIDKEERNEAKLKEVVKKIYKVFKETEEHVHDIYPEINKMLPEEITFITSQELLDMYPELSPKEREDKIVRDKGAVFLMQIGKILDNGDKHDGRSPDYDDWELNGDILFYNPILDNAIELSSMGIRVDEERLKYQLDVSNCNDRKELDYHKALLNGELPYTIGGGIGQSRICMYFLNKAHIGEVQVGVWPDDMIKECSELGIHLL
- a CDS encoding LacI family DNA-binding transcriptional regulator, encoding MATLKEISERAGVSISTVSRVLNNDETLLVLDETKMKIFEAAEDLEYKTITQRKNKTKKNNNYKIGLVEMYDVSKQLEDPYYLLLKNTVEKECFNNNIKLVKLYNNGMKYESLEEKNLDGIIAIGKFSDKEINLMNEYSSNIVFLDSSPDDEKYDSVKINFKMGVFAALDHLYDLGHTKIGYIGDGNTLGDNKLRERDVRLKYYNEYMKEKNILNEEYIINCDMTASAGYTAMTEFIKRETLPTAFFVATDTIATGVLKALYENKISVPNDISLIGFNDIFVSRYTLPALSTVRVHIENMANACVGLMIERLNNRTYTKKVIIPSQLIIRESTSNISNEN
- the ptsP gene encoding phosphoenolpyruvate--protein phosphotransferase; the encoded protein is MYNGTGASPGIALGKALVIEHSELVIEKRNISNIEEEIQKLENAVKVSKDELTKVKEKALMELGEHEAEIFEAHLLVLEDPELVDSAISKIRDEKVNADYALNEIKEMFVAMFESMDNEYMRERAADIKDVTNRVLRHILGIKVVDLAGLDEEVVLIAHDLTPSDTATMNKSMVLGFLTDIGGRTSHTAIMARTLEIAAVVGLDDITKKVKDGDYIVFNGDTGEVIVNPDEETKAKYASLKEQFEEYRKSLELLKGQESITTDGRHVELAGNIGSPNDVSGLIKNDAEGVGLYRTEFLYMDKEDAFPSEEEQYEAYKAVLEGMNNKPIVIRTLDIGGDKELPYFEMEPEMNPFLGYRAIRLCLDRKDIFKTQLRALYRASVHGKLRIMFPMISSLEELLSAKEVIKEVLAELDAEKIAYANDVEVGMMIEIPSAAVISDILAKHIDFFSIGTNDLIQYTCAVDRMNQKISHLYNQFNPAVLRLIKMVIDNAHKEGKWVGMCGESAGDQRMIPILLGFGLDEFSMSPISILPARKLINSLSYAEMQKFGDEVLAMGTAKEIKEYVDKTFNM
- a CDS encoding HPr family phosphocarrier protein gives rise to the protein MEKNVNIKNASGLHARPAGMFVKKAAEFKSIVEVIAKGKTVNAKSIMGIMSLGLGQGDELTVVAKGEDEEAAVNALVELIEGGFGE
- a CDS encoding patatin-like phospholipase family protein, which gives rise to MKGLVLEGGGTKGAYQIGAYKALRDLGIEFQGVAGTSIGALNGAYIIQNDIEIMEEIWLTYDYTHFMNIDEETYEKYKNVDFTTKNINNVIELINKARKNEGIDISPLRKLLEKTLNEDAIRKMNKDFGLVTVWWDKKINPHPLYIEDIPNGRLVDYLIASSSLPIFQLNRMDDKLFLDGMFFDNMPVSLLEQKGYKDIVVIRLLDDFLGKINLNKHQNINIKTIVPSEYLGGSLNKDRDNVQKNINLGYLDAMKAYDRYEGIKYYFNVDYMFDEWYCFNKFKRLKTETIENILNLFNIKREPTLRTLLEVLIPKLGESLGLDKNFSYKDLFYYIYEKKLEENSINRIQLYDFHKLYDAVNKNINENKNISLTYETKSIIPMQKNKFIKIITNNIIKDFSNQS